One segment of Nomia melanderi isolate GNS246 chromosome 10, iyNomMela1, whole genome shotgun sequence DNA contains the following:
- the LOC116429661 gene encoding uncharacterized protein LOC116429661 isoform X4 → MFSRTVPVTGIFFWTQTLDDTTKRMTYREMNMILRQEGGEDGLPVDCCPTVLEMVEPVGGRNRDDMYVQLYRDGQNAQRFFEYSCRPDVLDKPCRFIDRKFSNQSRCVQKFSYTYAIIENSGSKKGNKREHNRHHRERLTFTANTEGGSMWTLDYIRVRSGCSCEVMPKPKKKKKCKKCKPRGDQDFFDPET, encoded by the exons ATGTTCAGTCGAACCGTTCCGGTTACCGGGATTTTTTTCtg GACGCAGACCTTGGACGACACGACCAAGCGGATGACTTATCGAGAGATGAACATGATTCTGCGACAGGAAGGAGGCGAGGACGGGCTTCCAGTCGATTGCTGCCCTACGGTATTGGAAATGGTGGAACCGGTCGGCGGTCGAAATCGGGACGACATGTACGTCCAGCTCTATCGGGATGGCCAGAACGCTCAGAGGTTCTTCGAGTACTCCTGCAGGCCAGACGTCCTCGACAAGCCGTGCAGGTTCATCGACCGGAAGTTCAGTAACCAGTCCAGATGTGTGCAAAAGTTCTCGTACACTTACGCTATCATTGAGAATTCTGGATCGAAG AAGGGTAATAAAAGAGAGCATAATAGGCACCATAGGGAACGCCTGACCTTCACCGCTAACACGGAGGGTGGATCGATGTGGACGTTGGACTACATCAGGGTACGAAGTGGCTGCAGCTGTGAGGTCATGCCGAAaccgaaaaagaagaagaaatgcaAGAAATGCAAACCGAGGGGGGACCAAGACTTCTTCGACCCGGAGACGTGA
- the LOC116429661 gene encoding uncharacterized protein LOC116429661 isoform X1 yields MISTEIRAAIVLVVWLTAVLCPRLVAANNLTLSFSSRRTREHPFRGHISRWTQTLDDTTKRMTYREMNMILRQEGGEDGLPVDCCPTVLEMVEPVGGRNRDDMYVQLYRDGQNAQRFFEYSCRPDVLDKPCRFIDRKFSNQSRCVQKFSYTYAIIENSGSKKGNKREHNRHHRERLTFTANTEGGSMWTLDYIRVRSGCSCEVMPKPKKKKKCKKCKPRGDQDFFDPET; encoded by the exons GTGGTTTGGCTGACCGCAGTCCTGTGCCCGCGGCTTGTTGCCGCCAACAACCTGACATTATCTTTCTCCTCTCGTAGGACCAGGGAACATCCTTTCAGGGGACATATCTCTCGCTG GACGCAGACCTTGGACGACACGACCAAGCGGATGACTTATCGAGAGATGAACATGATTCTGCGACAGGAAGGAGGCGAGGACGGGCTTCCAGTCGATTGCTGCCCTACGGTATTGGAAATGGTGGAACCGGTCGGCGGTCGAAATCGGGACGACATGTACGTCCAGCTCTATCGGGATGGCCAGAACGCTCAGAGGTTCTTCGAGTACTCCTGCAGGCCAGACGTCCTCGACAAGCCGTGCAGGTTCATCGACCGGAAGTTCAGTAACCAGTCCAGATGTGTGCAAAAGTTCTCGTACACTTACGCTATCATTGAGAATTCTGGATCGAAG AAGGGTAATAAAAGAGAGCATAATAGGCACCATAGGGAACGCCTGACCTTCACCGCTAACACGGAGGGTGGATCGATGTGGACGTTGGACTACATCAGGGTACGAAGTGGCTGCAGCTGTGAGGTCATGCCGAAaccgaaaaagaagaagaaatgcaAGAAATGCAAACCGAGGGGGGACCAAGACTTCTTCGACCCGGAGACGTGA
- the LOC116429661 gene encoding uncharacterized protein LOC116429661 isoform X3, which yields MHGGVVWLTAVLCPRLVAANNLTLSFSSRRTREHPFRGHISRWTQTLDDTTKRMTYREMNMILRQEGGEDGLPVDCCPTVLEMVEPVGGRNRDDMYVQLYRDGQNAQRFFEYSCRPDVLDKPCRFIDRKFSNQSRCVQKFSYTYAIIENSGSKKGNKREHNRHHRERLTFTANTEGGSMWTLDYIRVRSGCSCEVMPKPKKKKKCKKCKPRGDQDFFDPET from the exons GTGGTTTGGCTGACCGCAGTCCTGTGCCCGCGGCTTGTTGCCGCCAACAACCTGACATTATCTTTCTCCTCTCGTAGGACCAGGGAACATCCTTTCAGGGGACATATCTCTCGCTG GACGCAGACCTTGGACGACACGACCAAGCGGATGACTTATCGAGAGATGAACATGATTCTGCGACAGGAAGGAGGCGAGGACGGGCTTCCAGTCGATTGCTGCCCTACGGTATTGGAAATGGTGGAACCGGTCGGCGGTCGAAATCGGGACGACATGTACGTCCAGCTCTATCGGGATGGCCAGAACGCTCAGAGGTTCTTCGAGTACTCCTGCAGGCCAGACGTCCTCGACAAGCCGTGCAGGTTCATCGACCGGAAGTTCAGTAACCAGTCCAGATGTGTGCAAAAGTTCTCGTACACTTACGCTATCATTGAGAATTCTGGATCGAAG AAGGGTAATAAAAGAGAGCATAATAGGCACCATAGGGAACGCCTGACCTTCACCGCTAACACGGAGGGTGGATCGATGTGGACGTTGGACTACATCAGGGTACGAAGTGGCTGCAGCTGTGAGGTCATGCCGAAaccgaaaaagaagaagaaatgcaAGAAATGCAAACCGAGGGGGGACCAAGACTTCTTCGACCCGGAGACGTGA
- the LOC116429661 gene encoding uncharacterized protein LOC116429661 isoform X2, producing MRIEALSILVAVVWLTAVLCPRLVAANNLTLSFSSRRTREHPFRGHISRWTQTLDDTTKRMTYREMNMILRQEGGEDGLPVDCCPTVLEMVEPVGGRNRDDMYVQLYRDGQNAQRFFEYSCRPDVLDKPCRFIDRKFSNQSRCVQKFSYTYAIIENSGSKKGNKREHNRHHRERLTFTANTEGGSMWTLDYIRVRSGCSCEVMPKPKKKKKCKKCKPRGDQDFFDPET from the exons GTGGTTTGGCTGACCGCAGTCCTGTGCCCGCGGCTTGTTGCCGCCAACAACCTGACATTATCTTTCTCCTCTCGTAGGACCAGGGAACATCCTTTCAGGGGACATATCTCTCGCTG GACGCAGACCTTGGACGACACGACCAAGCGGATGACTTATCGAGAGATGAACATGATTCTGCGACAGGAAGGAGGCGAGGACGGGCTTCCAGTCGATTGCTGCCCTACGGTATTGGAAATGGTGGAACCGGTCGGCGGTCGAAATCGGGACGACATGTACGTCCAGCTCTATCGGGATGGCCAGAACGCTCAGAGGTTCTTCGAGTACTCCTGCAGGCCAGACGTCCTCGACAAGCCGTGCAGGTTCATCGACCGGAAGTTCAGTAACCAGTCCAGATGTGTGCAAAAGTTCTCGTACACTTACGCTATCATTGAGAATTCTGGATCGAAG AAGGGTAATAAAAGAGAGCATAATAGGCACCATAGGGAACGCCTGACCTTCACCGCTAACACGGAGGGTGGATCGATGTGGACGTTGGACTACATCAGGGTACGAAGTGGCTGCAGCTGTGAGGTCATGCCGAAaccgaaaaagaagaagaaatgcaAGAAATGCAAACCGAGGGGGGACCAAGACTTCTTCGACCCGGAGACGTGA